The proteins below come from a single Pseudochaenichthys georgianus chromosome 14, fPseGeo1.2, whole genome shotgun sequence genomic window:
- the LOC117458306 gene encoding terminal nucleotidyltransferase 5C-like translates to MMELPTEKRFHNLTLEQMQALDKVLTEVIPIHGRGNFPTLQVRAKDIIRVVKDRLVERDIQVRDIRLNGATASYVLVRDNCLGYRDLDIIFGVELPREGDLQVIKEVVLGTLRDLLPCGVNRRKITCLTMKEAYVQKMVKVFNEHDRWSLISLSNNRSKTVGLRFVSSLRRQFEFSVDSFQIILDRMLESYWETERKQVGKLALNAGNLSKRHSEDEKKKQEQSSVPREVEPDVEKDSNGENQSQDETIPVLEEELQGAKVERVVEKQQEVLDSTSANLPQEDVDGVKDVHSAEEIVFEIYEEKGEEKGQFHSDYPLLLAAETLLPVARDPLMTHACLNLQSYKELSASQAPPTAEKSALQEVHCVEPTQFKVDSPQDSLLEFSFPPPAKKTCSTSQNIVPDYCPSPKLQRKMSRKLISKPENWSLLTDLSDLTTPLFPPIEIPKPLQRKPSLLDSAQVHGSNVLTPKSEALQTLSAPTCGPVSTLQDGTGSNETVEQTVKPKHSRKPPDLETQSHTYGQPQINDQTPEAVQNRGGAGSWVGAAGESTITVEAECMYGDFDQAMDHLRLRLIATHKPEEIRGGGLLKYSDLLVRNFRPTSETEIKSLERYMCSRFFIDFPDVSEQQRKIEAYLQCHFIGNEETSKYDYLMTLRRVIDQSTVCLMGHERRQTLNMITVLALRVLGEQNAIPNTANVTCFYQPAPYMAEPIYSSYFITQAQPPLVYHPYPLQVHVQTGLV, encoded by the coding sequence ATGATGGAGCTTCCAACAGAGAAGAGGTTCCACAACTTGACCCTTGAGCAAATGCAAGCTCTGGACAAAGTCTTGACTGAGGTTATCCCCATCCATGGACGAGGAAACTTCCCCACACTGCAGGTGAGAGCGAAAGACATCATCCGTGTGGTTAAGGATCGGCTGGTGGAAAGAGACATCCAGGTGAGAGATATACGGCTCAACGGCGCGACGGCCAGCTACGTCCTGGTGAGGGATAACTGCCTCGGCTACCGAGATTTAGACATCATTTTTGGAGTGGAGCTGCCCAGGGAGGGGGACCTTCAGGTGATAAAGGAGGTGGTGCTGGGCACCCTACGAGACCTCCTCCCCTGTGGCGTTAACAGACGGAAGATCACATGCCTGACGATGAAGGAGGCCTACGTGCAAAAGATGGTGAAAGTTTTCAACGAACATGACAGATGGAGCCTAATCTCGCTTTCGAACAATAGATCTAAAACCGTAGGGCTCCGCTTCGTCAGCTCCCTTCGAAGACAGTTCGAGTTCAGCGTGGACTCCTTCCAGATCATATTAGACCGCATGCTGGAGTCTTACTGGGAGACAGAAAGGAAACAAGTAGGGAAGTTGGCATTGAATGCTGGGAATTTGTCTAAAAGACACAGTGAGGATGAAAAGAAAAAGCAAGAGCAATCAAGTGTTCCTCGAGAAGTTGAACCTGATGTTGAAAAAGACTCCAATGGAGAAAACCAATCTCAGGATGAGACCATTCCTGTACTTGAGGAAGAGCTTCAAGGTGCAAAGGTTGAGCGTGTGGTTGAAAAGCAGCAGGAGGTGCTGGATTCCACGAGCGCTAACTTACCGCAGGAAGACGTGGATGGGGTCAAAGACGTTCATTCAGCAGAAGAAATTGTGTTTGAGATATATGAAGAAAAAGGAGAAGAGAAAGGTCAGTTTCACAGTGATTATCCTTTACTTTTAGCCGCTGAAACATTGTTACCGGTTGCCAGGGATCCGCTGATGACACATGCATGTTTAAATCTGCAGAGTTATAAAGAGCTGTCTGCGTCACAAGCTCCTCCAACAGCAGAAAAGTCAGCTCTGCAGGAAGTGCATTGCGTGGAACCTACTCAGTTCAAAGTCGACTCCCCACAAGATTCACTTCTTGAATTTTCCTTTCCTCCTCCTGCTAAGAAAActtgcagcacatcacagaatATTGTACCCGACTATTGCCCTTCACCAAAATTACAAAGGAAAATGTCGAGGAAGTTGATCAGTAAGCCAGAGAATTGGTCTTTACTGACTGATTTGTCAGATCTTACAACTCCGCTGTTTCCCCCCATAGAGATACCCAAACCTCTTCAGCGAAAGCCTTCTTTACTGGACAGCGCTCAAGTTCATGGCTCAAATGTTCTGACCCCCAAGTCAGAGGCTTTACAAACCCTTTCAGCTCCCACATGCGGTCCAGTAAGTACACTTCAGGATGGGACTGGCTCCAATGAAACTGTGGAACAAACTGTAAAGCCAAAACACTCGAGGAAGCCTCCTGATTTAGAGACTCAAAGCCACACATATGGACAGCCTCAGATCAATGATCAAACCCCAGAAGCTGTACAGAACCGGGGCGGGGCGGGTTCATGGGTTGGTGCAGCCGGGGAGTCTACTATCACTGTCGAAGCGGAGTGCATGTATGGAGACTTTGACCAGGCGATGGACCACCTCCGCCTCCGCCTCATCGCCACCCACAAACCAGAGGAGATCCGAGGAGGGGGCCTACTGAAATACAGCGACCTGCTGGTTAGGAACTTCCGTCCAACCAGCGAGACTGAGATCAAGTCCTTGGAGCGATACATGTGCTCCCGCTTCTTCATTGACTTTCCCGACGTGAGCGAGCAGCAGCGAAAGATCGAGGCCTACCTGCAATGCCATTTTATTGGCAACGAGGAGACGAGCAAGTATGACTACCTGATGACCCTGCGGCGCGTCATAGACCAGAGCACGGTGTGTCTGATGGGACACGAGAGGAGGCAGACCCTCAACATGATCACAGTCCTGGCTCTCAGGGTGCTGGGCGAACAGAACGCCATTCCCAACACTGCCAACGTCACCTGCTTCTACCAGCCGGCTCCGTACATGGCCGAGCCCATTTACAGCAGCTACTTCATCACCCAGGCCCAGCCCCCCCTCGTCTACCACCCCTACCCGCTACAAGTGCACGTGCAGACCGGCCTGGTGTAG